From Halichoerus grypus chromosome 6, mHalGry1.hap1.1, whole genome shotgun sequence, one genomic window encodes:
- the MUC12 gene encoding LOW QUALITY PROTEIN: mucin-12 (The sequence of the model RefSeq protein was modified relative to this genomic sequence to represent the inferred CDS: substituted 1 base at 1 genomic stop codon) — MTPRQCQNGTIWNGEECVCVQGFFGYQCKSLMDSFLLEIPEKVNDTLGVTVKVTNRNFTKDLNNISFPVYWNFTQLFKNQMDKAYMGKDFPQYRGVIIRRLLNGSVVVEHDVVMEANYTSDYQKLFENLTKIIKVKIMNETKRLSGDSEVCRASSPLCYDEEATTVSKTVKLGFDLQEQCTQKAAKDHAQFYYVDELDGKLACVTKCTSGTKLQLNCHEGECQLQRRGPRCLCPTLDTHWYWGETCALSTSKSLVYGSVGAVGAVLVVTVVVLTVFLCXSQRKLHRRQEYNLSGEWHGEDVPGSFQNTGIWEGENLKEDSFSLKNIYSHFWPSLENVDPTTELHIQRPRVVTTAQ; from the exons ATGACACCAA GGCAGTGTCAGAATGGGACCATATGGAATGGAGAAGAGTGTGTCTGTGTCCAAGGCTTCTTTGGTTACCAGTGCAAGTCCCTTATGGACTCCTTCCTCCTAG AAATCCCGGAAAAAGTCAATGACACTTTAGGTGTGACAGTGAAAGTGACTAATAGGAATTTCACAAAAGACCTGAATAACATATCCTTCCCGGTATACTGGAACTTCACTCAACTATTCAAGAATCAA ATGGATAAAGCTTACATGGGCAAAGACTTTCCCCAGTACAGAGGTGTGATCATTAGGAGACTGTT GAATGGCAGTGTTGTGGTGGAACATGATGTCGTTATGGAGGCAAACTACACTTCAGATTACCAGAAACTGTTTGAAAACCTCACTAAAATCATAAAGGTCAAGATTATGAATGAGACCAAAAGGCTATCTGGTGATTCTGAAGTGTGCAGAG CCTCCTCACCTCTGTGTTACGATGAGGAAGCCACTACTGTGAGCAAGACCGTGAAGCTGGGCTTTGACCTGCAGG AGCAATGCACTCAGAAGGCCGCAAAGGACCATGCCCAGTTCTATTATGTGGATGAACTGGATGGGAAGCTGGCCTGTGTGACCAAGTGCACCTCGGGAACAAAGTTGCAACTGAACTGTCATGAGGGTGAATGTCAGCTGCAACGAAGAGGTCCCCGCTGCCT ATGCCCGACCTTGGACACTCACTGGTACTGGGGAGAGACTTGTGCCTTGAGCACCAGCAAGAGCCTGGTGTACGGGAGTGTGGGGGCTGTGGGAGCAGTGCTGGTGGTCACGGTGGTGGTCCTCACCGTCTTCCTCTGCTGATCCCAGAGAAAACTGCATAG AAG GCAAGAATACAATTTGTCTGGAGAGTGGCATGGAGAAGATGTTCCTGGCAGCTTCCAGAACACAGGCATCTGGGAAG GTGAGAATCTGAAGGAGGactcattcagccttaaaaacaTCTACAGCCACTTTTGGCCCTCCCTAGAGAATGTTGACCCTACCACAGAG CTCCACATCCAGAGGCCCAGGGTGGTGACAACTGCTCAGTGA